The Solanum lycopersicum chromosome 6, SLM_r2.1 genome has a window encoding:
- the LOC101250419 gene encoding uncharacterized protein, with product MSSLPQHSNADDVHGSVPQVSPKSAADVHGSVPDVSQNPAADVHGYADSQNVNNIIPHIEELKGYLKTYVDKKFEELIILIKANHSQLMQSISKENINFQADTSTFQSDKQTSQQIPVDLDDMGGVAEDGGGFSGKNGEHHIVDDAGDVDVDGVGVAVNEGEPIVTDPKDGDAHQSHQDLNEHIMDQPVDDNVHHNIPHVLPEKTTTDSSDSSTSTTISPSTQAAIEALIKDLGKDATNARPLYSYDPKNITSSQYLLTDSQLPTEIPITGIAVKTDAVTPAHRNRMPSRRIQSPYCTSLGSSEKGKEKLKDMARLHFPFEGCGIADKVSPKLIEDYMNWLLRGLLKNHNNKNPSDDKYRSRSSSFGFTMMDFVVAFPMNKNWFYAMSQPNKCWSDEHIDVIFYYLRKKSKLCSMDQYRYTTTHCLFMSHVKNCYDRYYMDDDDDSLTTQEHIDRASVVSVHERSIINTIKGFGIPAALP from the exons ATGTCAAGTCTGCCTCAACATTCGAATGCTGATGATGTACATGGTTCTGTTCCACAAGTGTCACCGAAATCGGCTGCTGATGTACATGGTTCTGTTCCAGACGTTTCTCAGAACCCGGCTGCTGATGTTCATGGATATGCAGATTCACAGAATGTCAACAATATAATTCCTCATATTGAAGAGTTGAAAGGATATTTGAAAACTTAC GTTGACAAGAAATTTGAggaattgattattttgataaaagcaAATCACTCCCAGCTGATGCAATCTATTAGCAAAGAGAACATCAATTTTCAGGCTGATACAAGCACATTTCAGTCTGACAAACAAACATCTCAGCAAATACCGGTTGATCTCGATGATATGGGTGGTGTAGCTGAGGATGGTGGTGGTTTTTCTGGTAAAAATGGTGAGCATCATATCGTCGACGATGCAGGGGATGTCGATGTGGATGGTGTTGGTGTTGCTGTAAATGAGGGTGAACCAATAGTCACTGATCCAAAG GATGGTGACGCACATCAGTCGCACCAAGATTTAAATGAACATATCATGGACCAACCCGTTGACGACAATGTTCATCACAACATCCCTCATGTGTTGCCCGAAAAAACAACAACAGATTCATCG GATTCTTCAACTTCAACAACAATATCGCCATCAACTCAAGCAGCAATAGAAGCGCTTATCAAAGATTTGGGTAAAGATGCTACCAATGCTAGACCATTATATTCTTACGATCCAAAGAATATAACTAGCAGCCAGTACTTGTTGACCGACAGTCAATTACCCACTGAAATTCCAATAACGGGGATTGCTGTTAAAACTGATGCAGTCACTCCTGCGCATAGAAATAGAATGCCTTCGAGAAGGATTCAATCTCCATATTGTACTTCTCTTGGGTCAAGCgaaaagggaaaagagaaattgaaggatATGGCTCGACTCCATTTCCCGTTCGAAGGATGTGGCATTGCAGATAAAGTTTCACCGAAACTGATTGAGGATTACATGAATTGGTTGTTGAGGGGGCttctaaaaaatcataacaataa GAACCCATCGGACGATAAATACAGATCAAGATCTTCTTCTTTTGGATTTACGatgatggactttgttgttgctTTTCCAATGAACAAGAATTGGTTTTATGCCATGTCACAGCCAAACAAGTGTTGGTCTGATGAG CACATCGATGTGATTTTTTACTACCTtcgtaaaaaatcaaaactttgcaGCATGGATCAATACAGATACACAACAACCCACTGTTTGTTCATGTCACATGTAAAAAACTGTTATGATAGATATTACatggacgatgatgatgatagtcTTACTACACAAGAACATATTGATCGCGCTTCAGTTGTATCTGTACATGAGAGGTCAATAATTAACACCATCAAAGGGTTTGGAATACCAGCTGCTTTACCATGA
- the LOC138349163 gene encoding uncharacterized protein — translation MLSKMLPSYLLDSGFFEENERTNFADCQAYKDNNNGSLLEPQVPFIIEFAQDIPTQESDSLDCGLYVTAFAEYISDQINISYADFNPDYLRQRYGALLWSYGIEKAKCGYVSDNDDPPKSRGVVTPPPEEDLVHIA, via the exons atgttgtctaaaATGCTTCCTTCATACCTACTTGACAGTggtttttttgaagaaaatgaacgCACAAATTTTGCTGATTGTCAAGCATATAAAGACAACAATAATGGATCACTTCTGGAGCCTCAAGTTCCTTTCATAATAGAATTTGCACAAGACATCCCTACACAGGAAAGCGATAGCCT AGACTGTGGGTTATATGTTACTGCATTTGCCGAGTATATCAGTGACCAAATCAATATATCTTATGCTGATTTTAATCCTGATTACCTGCGTCAAAGATATGGAGCATTGCTGTGGAGTTATGGAATTGAGAAGGCTAAGTGCGGATATGTTAGCGACAATGATGATCCACCAAAATCCAGGGGCGTAGTCACACCACCACCAGAAGAAGATTTAGTTCACATAGCGTAG
- the LOC101267714 gene encoding Golgi SNAP receptor complex member 1-1, with amino-acid sequence MDPPTSWDSLRKQARKLEAQLDEQMHLYRRFVSNKSGNANDHDLESSIDQLLKQLQQVNSQMQAWVSSGGSEIFSHTLTRHQEILQDLFQEFNRIRSSYRAKKEHASLLEDFREFDRTRLDLEDGSGSHDQALLNERATLHRTTGQMDGVISQAQETIKTLMFQRSTFGGINSKLSNISSRLPTVNHILSAIKKKKSMDTIILSLVASVCMFLILVYWMTK; translated from the exons ATGGATCCTCCTACCTCTTGGGATTCCTTGCGAAAGCAG GCAAGGAAGCTTGAAGCTCAGCTGGATGAGCAGATGCATTTGTATCGTAGATTTGTTTCAAACAAAAGTGGTAACGCTAATGATCATGATCTTGAATCTAGTATAGATCAGCTGCTCAAGCAACTTCAACAAGTAAATTCACAAATGCAAGCATGGGTTTCATCGGGAGGATCTGAGATCTTCTCTCATACACTGACTCGCCATCAAGAAAttcttcaagatctttttcag GAGTTTAACCGGATCCGTTCAAGTTACAGAGCCAAGAAAGAGCATGCTTCATTGCTTGAAGATTTTAGAGAGTTCGACCGGACCAGGTTAGATCTGGAAGATGGTAGTGGGTCTCATGACCAAGCACTCCTTAACGAACGTGCTACTCTCCATAGGACTACTGGACag ATGGATGGTGTGATTTCTCAAGCTCAAGAAACAATAAAGACACTTATGTTTCAAAGATCAACATTTGGTGGCATTAATTCAAAACTCAGCAATATCAGCAGTCGCCTCCCAACG GTTAACCATATTCTTTCAgcaataaagaagaaaaagtctATGGATACGATCATTCTTTCATTAGTTGCCTCTGTATGCATGTTTCTCATTTTGGTTTACTGGATGACGAAATGA